From bacterium, the proteins below share one genomic window:
- a CDS encoding uroporphyrinogen decarboxylase family protein, whose protein sequence is MPFKDFYLKADSMADTMIKGYRKFGYDGVQLSLGVVTEAEALGARVDLSPAGMPVLKEWLLDEYSKLNGLKRIDPTCGGRLPMFFKTVEKVVREIGREAFVIATIRGPLLMASQLRGVEQILIDLIEEPEMASEILEFTTDVSLQVGKWLLGTGAHGLAIGEATCSPNFISPNLYRRTVHGCHKKLAEGLKQAGWGAVGLHICGDTRSIIDDVIATGADFLDIDYQVPAEEAIELAQGRIVLRGNLDPVSVLRFGNVEKVQQETRKLKNEVSKSRWIMSSGCDIPPGTPPENIKAFVDATF, encoded by the coding sequence GTGCCGTTCAAAGACTTCTACCTTAAAGCCGACTCCATGGCCGATACGATGATCAAGGGCTATCGAAAGTTTGGTTATGATGGGGTGCAGCTTTCTTTAGGGGTCGTGACGGAAGCGGAAGCGCTCGGGGCGCGTGTTGATTTATCTCCTGCTGGCATGCCTGTCCTCAAGGAATGGCTTTTGGATGAATACTCAAAGTTAAATGGCCTGAAACGAATCGACCCGACTTGCGGTGGGCGTTTGCCAATGTTTTTTAAGACAGTCGAAAAGGTAGTGCGCGAGATTGGGCGAGAGGCTTTCGTCATAGCAACCATAAGAGGCCCCTTACTGATGGCATCACAACTTCGAGGCGTTGAGCAGATACTAATTGATTTGATTGAAGAACCGGAAATGGCGAGCGAAATACTTGAATTTACAACCGATGTATCGCTGCAAGTAGGAAAGTGGCTGTTAGGAACAGGGGCGCACGGGTTGGCAATTGGGGAAGCTACTTGTTCACCCAATTTCATTTCACCGAACCTCTACCGTAGAACGGTTCATGGTTGCCATAAAAAACTGGCAGAAGGCCTAAAACAGGCTGGGTGGGGCGCGGTTGGGCTTCATATCTGCGGCGATACCAGGAGCATTATCGATGATGTCATTGCAACTGGCGCTGATTTCCTCGATATCGATTATCAAGTCCCTGCAGAAGAGGCTATCGAACTTGCGCAAGGAAGAATCGTATTAAGAGGTAACCTAGACCCGGTATCCGTGCTTCGCTTTGGGAATGTTGAAAAAGTTCAGCAGGAAACTAGAAAGCTCAAGAATGAAGTAAGTAAGAGTCGTTGGATAATGAGCAGTGGTTGCGACATCCCTCCAGGTACGCCTCCGGAGAATATTAAAGCTTTTGTAGATGCAACCTTCTGA